A genomic stretch from Strongyloides ratti genome assembly S_ratti_ED321, chromosome : 1 includes:
- a CDS encoding Coiled-coil domain-containing protein 149-A family-containing protein, with product MNGNINYKTIGVTLDRNGKVHISEDNVKKLCNELEYFGRKIHSKTQTILKISQDLSLAHSKLEISEKNCQKLEIDIRKENELIEGLRKQFEKDYSKIRDKCNQLVKEKENFKKEKEYLLKENDQLKDEIRNLRKDCLGYRQKIAKLEVKEIGNEDYKEKSFEIEKFKKQSEELKNDVSVLLSDKEEIIKERDSMKEKVERLSQEIIYLLNGDPKAIDEDIDRVLADNRIMKAQLENMKQERGMAKATLKKYKNLLGRNSYVDDGETYDCQMEDFFPNRDTKIITFKQIKEILGSSGDGVTEDDYKTLTQLLVDYCNDKKLALTHQRNANKILAKKVSEMELKIKSLEKSREKICKSPNKDFLNELLLKK from the exons atgaatggaaatattaattataagaCGATTGGTGTTACATTGGATAGAAATGGTAAAGTACATATTTCAGAagataatgtaaaaaaattatgtaatgag ttagAATATTTTGGTAGAAAAATACATTCAAAAACAcaaacaatattaaaaatttctcaAGATTTATCTTTAGCTCATTCTAAATTAGAAATAAGTGAAAAAAATTGTCAAAAATTAGAAATTGATATcagaaaagaaaatgaattaataGAAGGATTAAGAAAGCAATTTGAAAAAGATTACTCAAAAATTCGTGATAAATGTAATCAATtagtaaaagaaaaagaaaattttaaaaaagaaaaagaatatttgttaaaagaaaatgatcAGTTGAAGGATGAGATTAGAAATTTAAGAAAAGATTGTCTTGGGTATAGGCAGAAGATTGCTAAATTAGAAGTAAAAGAAATTGGTAATGAagattataaagaaaaatcatttgaaattgaaaaatttaaaaaacaaagtgaagaattaaaaaatgatgttaGTGTATTGTTAAGTGATaaagaagaaataattaaagaaagAGATTCAATGAAAGAAAAAGTTGAAAGATTATCACAAGAAATTATTTACCTTCTTAACGGAGATCCAAAGGCAATAGATGAAGATATTGATCGTGTACTTGCTGATAACAGAATAATGAAAGCTCAACTTGAAAATATGAAACAAGAAAGAGGAATGGCAAAGgctactttaaaaaaatataaaaatttactagGAAGAAATTCATATGTAGATGATGGAGAAACTTATGATTGTCAGATGGAAGATTTTTTTCCAAATAGAGatactaaaataattacatttaaacaaa ttaaagaaattttaggTTCATCAGGAGATGGAGTAACAGAAGACGACTACAAAACATTAACTCAATTACTTGTAGATTAttgtaatgataaaaaattagctTTAACACATCAAAGAAAtgcaaataaaattttagctaaaaaagtttctgaaatggaattaaaaataaaaagtttagaaaaaagtagagaaaaaatttgtaaatctCCAAATAAAGATTTTCTTAATGAATTactattgaaaaaataa
- a CDS encoding Lipase, class 3 family-containing protein, whose protein sequence is MLINLFFTIFSTILLFYNFKIESNEIVKIEYNETLAIFALDMAAASYAKNPRKCLRKVGGKLKSHWASKCDYIHDECWGFIGIVNDYIIFSIRGTRSKLQLIVELIETMSRPKQSFPAGGAVEAYFYTALKTFWTNSSKILVNLKKRYPRKKILFTGHSLGGAIASLASALFIQENKQIFGEDFLRNDTFLITFGQPRVGNYFYSLQHDNLVPNSWRIIHRYDLVPHIPGCYEYGKKRSCIPAFNHSPYHHGTEVWYPITMNGSSEYTICLGLPKDEDDNCSNRCFLHYDINDHLKYFEHDVSSYGDKGCID, encoded by the exons ATgctaattaatttatttttcactATTTTCtctacaattttattattctataattttaaaattgagagtaatgaaattgttaaaattgaatataatGAAACATTAGCAATTTTTGCTCTTGATATGGCAGCAGCTTCATATGCAAAAAATCCTAGAAAATGTCTTAGAAAAGTTGGTGGTAAATTAAAATCACACTGGGCATCTAAATGTGATTATATTCATGATGAATGTTGGGGTTTCATTGGAATTGTCaatgattatattattttttcaatacgAGGTACTCGTTCTAAACTTCAATTAATTGTTGAGTTGATAGAAACTATGTCACGACCTAAACAATCATTTCCTGCAGGTGGAGCTGTTGAAGCATACTTTTATACAgcattaaaaactttttggACAAATTCaagtaaaattttagttaatcttaaaaaaagatatccaagaaaaaaaattttgtttactGGTCATAGTTTAGGGGGCGCTATAGCATCACTTGCCTCTGCTTTGTTTATTCaagaaaataaacaaatttttggTGAAGATTTCTTAAGAAatgatacatttttaataacatttggCCAACCACGTGTtggtaattatttttattctcttCAACATGATAATTTAGTTCCCAATAGTTGGAGAATTATTCATAGATATGATTTA gtACCACATATACCTGGATGTTATgaatatggaaaaaaaagatcTTGCATTCCTGCATTTAATCATTCACCATATCATCATGGAACTGAAGTTTGGTATCCAATAACAATGAATGGTTCCTCTGAATATACAATTTGCCTTGGTCTACCTAAAGATGAGGATGATAATTGTTCAAACAGGTGCTTCCTACACTATGATATTAATGATcatcttaaatattttgagcATGACGTTAGCTCGTACGGAGATAAAGGTTGTATTGactaa